One region of Quercus lobata isolate SW786 chromosome 2, ValleyOak3.0 Primary Assembly, whole genome shotgun sequence genomic DNA includes:
- the LOC115961271 gene encoding uncharacterized protein LOC115961271: MDGTLFAAENTAGLGVVIRDEHGQPPWGWLKLNSNGSAINNTGKAGGGGLFHDHEGNWVKGYVRGIGHTNSFMAELWALRDRLNIAREMGVSNLIIELGALSIVLLMNNEAENIMMEPLLFDCRSLSKQIPNKRVLHVYREAN; encoded by the exons ATGGATGGGACTCTTTTTGCTGCGGAAAATACAGCTGGTTTGGGTGTGGTCATCAGGGACGAGCATGGGCAG CCACCGTGGGGCTGGTTGAAGTTGAACTCTAATGGTTCAGCTATAAATAATACCGGCAAGGCAGGTGGAGGAGGCTTATTTCATGATCATGAAGGTAATTGGGTGAAGGGATATGTTAGAGGGATTGGGCACACCAACAGCTTCATGGCTGAACTGTGGGCGTTAAGGGATAGATTAAATATAGCTAGGGAGATGGGTGTGAGCAACCTTATCATTGAGCTAGGCGCGTTGAGCATTGTTTTGCTTatgaacaatgaagccgaaaaTATTATGATGGAGCCTTTACTCTTTGATTGTAGGAGCCTCTCGAAGCAAATCCCAAACAAGCGCGTGCTTCATGTCTACCGTGAAGCTAATTAA
- the LOC115974985 gene encoding uncharacterized protein LOC115974985, which translates to MLMGSPQSAETKTTTTSDSLSVQESPCLFSDLSPIKPVKAVQVAQGFPRFNSPPLVFTSSRISSNSETFLLKRPQDLLSSKEEISCNDDKEKKSADDPGESKKSVTQLCRVFITDAHKDAEIKKYAQAQPCSSSGCVDEYFADPVELDTVHSVDSANASLNQSSILPESSATGLPASKNTIKFDDKHDMGKDAGTEVKAPLILSKQAQEDLHGKPTFDVKSLNTKELQRDGRWPTDVCPTIESDLSVDHAFQGQQYEDASCQNAGGGQQGGCDSTPQSLSKPSQIVQVCEDNGENVATIPHRPVGNLILHNPEASENQRGLRRRCLQFEEALLNTIENSAGSLDPTNEVTTSRSPATVAELKSLESSHADLIAASSRRQVIQSRTNLYPPRYSGNSPLSISKPSSIGLHLNSIVNAVPVTCGATARLKLAEDYMGVQGMKSASVMNFHSLEKMKSCPISSNVVEKIAFIAEDVRYKTKASIAASSALCESPHTTEPSNLLKPIEYDTTPHDKRKFNSEEVDSNEEYSQVSPKKKRKKTSSTIDGDGCKRCNCKKTKCLKLYCDCFAAGIYCAEPCACQGCFNKPEYEDTVLEIRQQIESRNPLAFAPKIVQHVTEFNNREDRNQVPPSSVRHKRGCNCKKSMCLKKYCECYQANVGCSSGCRCDGCKNVYGKKEEYGATELGVTKEMVRERAGEEKFEGIFNEKLEMVATEEDFLQAELYDQHFTPLTPSFQYSSNGMAEPKSQLLSRRYLQSPESDLTILSSCADKPKAPETLNSSDMLLQSKESLNVGSYDWQLDYNNVEVMDQFSPKGDAVSNICHLTPLSDQPLTAMASSTSSKMREWKNISPVQLSPGTGYVSSSGSLCWRSSPITPMSRFGGTKSLQGLNPNSGFCDILEDDTPEILKDCATPRNSVKISCPNWKRVSPPKRHSRELGSSSSGDLKSGRKFILQGVPSFPPLTPYVDSKGSTNQKASNIEDNNSR; encoded by the exons ATGCTAATGGGTTCCCCTCAATCTGCTGAAACCAAAACCACAACTACCTCAGATTCTCTGTCAGTTCAA GAATCCCCTTGTTTGTTTAGCGACCTTTCGCCAATTAAGCCTGTCAAAGCTGTGCAAGTAGCACAAGGGTTTCCTAGATTTAATTCTCCTCCTCTTGTATTCACATCATCACGCATAAGTTCAAACTCTGAAACATTTCTTCTCAAGAG GCCTCAGGACCTTTTAtcatcaaaagaagaaatatcTTGTAATGatgacaaagaaaagaaatctgCTGATGATCCTGGTGAGTCCAAGAAATCTGTGACCCAATTATGCAGGGTGTTTATCACTGATGCTCATAAAGACGCTGAAATTAAGAAATATGCTCAAGCACAACCCTGCAGTTCCTCGGGATGTGTTGATGAATACTTTGCTGATCCTGTGGAGTTGGACACTGTTCATTCTGTGGATTCAGCCAATGCATCTCTGAATCAATCTAGTATATTACCTGAATCATCAGCAACTGGCTTACCTGCCTCAAAGAATACCattaaatttgatgataaaCATGACATGGGTAAGGATGCAGGGACAGAAGTAAAGGCACCACTTATTTTATCAAAGCAAGCTCAAGAGGATCTCCATGGAAAGCCAACATTTGATGTGAAGTCACTTAATACTAAGGAACTACAAAGGGACGGTCGATGGCCAACTGATGTATGCCCAACTATTGAGTCTGATTTATCTGTAGACCATGCTTTTCAAGGACAACAATATGAAGATGCATCCTGTCAG AATGCAGGAGGTGGCCAACAGGGTGGTTGTGATTCTACTCCTCAATCACTGTCTAAACCATCACAGATTGTTCAGGTGTGTGAAGACAATGGTGAGAATGTGGCAACAATCCCACATAGACCTGTTGGGAACCTTATCCTGCACAATCCTGAG GCCAGTGAAAATCAACGAGGTTTGCGTAGACGTTGCCTTCAGTTTGAAGAGGCTTTATTGAACACTATTGAAAATAGTGCTGGCTCCTTGGATCCTACTAATGAAGTAACCACTTCAAGGTCACCTGCCACTGTTGCAGAATTAAAAAGTTTGGAATCATCTCATGCAGATTTAATTGCGGCTTCTAGTAGGAGACAAGTGATCCAATCTAGGACTAATTTGTATCCTCCACGATATAGTGGAAACTCTCCCTTATCAATTTCCAAGCCATCCAGTATTGGCTTGCATTTGAATAGCATTGTCAATGCTGTGCCGGTAACTTGTGGTGCCACTGCAAGGCTCAAACTTGCAGAGGATTATATGGGAGTACAGGGGATGAAGTCAGCATCTGTCATGAATTTTCATTCATTGGAGAAAATGAAGAGTTGCCCGATTTCATCAAATGTAGTTGAGAAAATTGCATTTATTGCTGAAGATGTGAGGTACAAAACTAAGGCTTCAATAGCTGCAAGTTCTGCCCTTTGTGAGTCTCCCCACACTACAGAACCTTCGAATTTGTTGAAGCCTATAGAGTATGACACAACTCCACATGATAAGAGGAAATTTAactctgaagaagttgatagtAATGAGGAGTACAGCCAAGTAAgccccaaaaagaaaag AAAGAAAACTTCAAGCACCATTGATGGTGATGGTTGCAAGCGTTGTAACTGTAAGAAGACCAAGTGTTTGAAACT TTATTGTGATTGCTTTGCTGCTGGAATCTACTGTGCTGAACCATGTGCTTGCCAAGGGTGCTTTAACAAACCTGAATATGAAGATACGGTTCTTGAAATACGTCAACAAATAGAATCCCGTAATCCACTTGCTTTTGCTCCCAAGATTGTACAACATGTCACTGAGTTCAATAATCGG GAAGACAGAAATCAAGTGCCCCCATCCTCTGTGAGGCACAAAAGAGGCTGCAACTGCAAAAAGTCAATGTGTCTTAAGAAATATTGCGAGTGCTATCAG GCTAATGTAGGATGCTCCAGTGGATGTCGGTGCGATGGATGTAAAAATGTCTATGGCAAAAAGGAAG AATATGGTGCTACTGAGCTTGGTGTGACAAAAGAAATGGTTAGGGAGAGAGCTGGTGAGGAAAAATTTGAAGGCATATTTAATGAGAAGCTAGAAATGGTGGCAACCGAGGAAGATTTCTTACAGGCTGAGTTGTATGATCAGCACTTCACTCCATTGACACCATCATTTCAGTACTCAAG TAATGGAATGGCTGAACCAAAATCCCAACTTCTTTCTAGAAGATACCTCCAATCACCGGAATCTGATCTTACCATCTTGTCATCTTGCGCGGATAAACCAAAAGCTCCTGAAACTTTGAATAGCAGTGACATGCTTCTGCAAAGTAAAGAATCACTGAATGTAGGTTCTTATGATTGGCAACTAGACTACAATAACGTGGAGGTAATGGACCAATTCTCACCAAAAGGTGATGCAGTTTCAAATATATGCCATCTAACTCCACTATCAGATCAACCCTTGACAGCCATGGCTTCTTCAACTTCATCCAAAATGAGAGAGTGGAAGAACATTTCACCAGTTCAACTTTCTCCTGGAACTGGCTATGTCTCATCTAGTGGTTCCCTTTGTTGGCGTAGTTCACCAATTACTCCGATGAGTAGGTTTGGTGGGACCAAATCGCTTCAGGGCCTTAACCCTAACAGTGGGTTTTGTGACATTCTGGAAGATGACACTCCTGAGATATTGAAGGATTGTGCTACACCACGTAACTCTGTTAAAATAAGTTGCCCAAATTGGAAGCGAGTTTCTCCTCCCAAGAGGCATTCGCGTGAGCTAGGGTCAAGCTCTTCAGGGGACTTGAAAAGTGGCCGCAAATTCATATTGCAGGGTGTCCCTTCTTTCCCACCTCTAACCCCTTACGTTGATTCCAAAGGCAGTACCAATCAGAAAGCTAGCAATATTGAAGATAATAATAGCAGATAA